A region from the Simiduia sp. 21SJ11W-1 genome encodes:
- a CDS encoding D-(-)-3-hydroxybutyrate oligomer hydrolase, which translates to MQLRTLLSLITLAGWLPACTESTPQAASLPEEARKPAFAIDDIRMRHLDGASDDLATAGLGLAGLRGPAPGFADPLAPTQAELRRRAYYENYRALLAINDADGLGRLYAKHLNTPVPGHEYLMPVRYNDHTVASMLMVQVPSSFNPAKPCMVVTASSGSRGIYGAVGVVGSWALHQGCAVATTDKGTGTGFHYLTDNLAHALDGTLVTTNTTAPGAQASVHFSAQASSTLREFSRTHPHRVAVKHAHSGKFIERDWGQFTLQAAQLGFYVLNTFHPSADMPGKHFTRDNTLVLGAGISNGGGAILKAAEQDSEGWLDAVAVSEPNVFLPKEFSYENAGAQQAALSLPEMATHMALFGPCAALAEGLPSPLASYQLPLFKQHFSNRCAQLAADNLLSTSDTQAQAQEALAKIQALGSTHTALPMLATGAAISLWEAIAVNYFNSYLGKRVEDNLCNISYGATTATGEPAPLAPAAQAAMFGVGSGVVPTGGVSLINNTSKAGAKSLYFSQNAQGQFDLGYQNLRCLQAIAQSPEMAAAINNLAMTGDLRAKPTLIVQGAGDSLIQVNHLGRAYATLSRRAGQQQLRYVEISHGQHFDSLLNFAPMRAHYVPMHAYYEQALGLMLAHLQKGSPLPPSQYIQAAPVANLSAPLASLPPIALNAEAVARSNQYAPLAISEEGIRQ; encoded by the coding sequence ATGCAGTTACGCACGCTTTTATCGCTAATCACCCTGGCTGGCTGGCTGCCGGCCTGTACAGAGAGCACACCGCAAGCGGCAAGCCTGCCCGAGGAAGCGCGCAAACCGGCATTTGCCATAGACGACATCCGTATGAGGCACCTGGATGGCGCATCTGACGACCTGGCCACAGCAGGCCTGGGGCTTGCTGGCCTGCGCGGGCCCGCGCCGGGGTTTGCAGATCCCCTTGCCCCTACGCAGGCCGAGCTGCGCCGGCGCGCCTACTACGAAAACTACCGCGCACTCCTGGCCATCAACGATGCCGATGGCCTTGGGCGCTTGTACGCCAAACATTTGAACACCCCGGTACCTGGCCACGAATACCTGATGCCCGTGCGCTATAACGACCACACGGTGGCAAGCATGCTGATGGTCCAGGTGCCTTCAAGCTTCAACCCGGCCAAGCCTTGCATGGTGGTAACGGCAAGCTCGGGCTCGCGGGGAATCTATGGTGCCGTGGGCGTGGTGGGCAGCTGGGCCCTGCATCAGGGTTGTGCGGTAGCCACGACCGATAAGGGCACAGGCACGGGCTTTCACTATTTAACCGACAACCTTGCCCACGCCCTCGATGGCACGCTAGTCACCACCAATACCACCGCACCCGGCGCCCAGGCGAGCGTGCATTTCAGTGCGCAGGCGAGTAGCACATTGCGCGAATTCTCCCGCACTCACCCGCACCGGGTGGCCGTTAAACACGCACACAGCGGCAAGTTTATCGAGCGCGACTGGGGCCAGTTCACCCTGCAGGCGGCGCAGCTTGGGTTTTATGTGCTGAACACCTTTCACCCATCGGCAGACATGCCCGGTAAACACTTTACCCGTGACAACACCCTCGTATTGGGCGCAGGCATTTCCAACGGCGGCGGCGCCATCTTGAAAGCGGCCGAGCAAGATAGCGAAGGCTGGCTGGACGCCGTTGCCGTATCAGAACCCAATGTGTTTTTGCCAAAAGAGTTCAGCTATGAGAATGCAGGCGCTCAACAAGCCGCCCTGTCACTGCCAGAAATGGCAACACACATGGCGCTTTTCGGCCCCTGTGCAGCACTTGCCGAAGGCCTGCCCTCACCGCTGGCAAGCTATCAACTGCCCCTGTTCAAACAACACTTCAGCAACCGCTGTGCCCAACTCGCAGCAGACAATCTGCTGAGCACCAGCGATACACAAGCCCAAGCCCAGGAGGCACTGGCCAAGATTCAGGCACTTGGCAGCACCCACACCGCACTGCCCATGCTGGCCACTGGCGCCGCCATCAGCCTGTGGGAGGCCATTGCGGTAAATTACTTCAACAGCTACCTGGGCAAACGCGTAGAAGATAATCTTTGCAATATCAGCTATGGCGCCACCACCGCAACCGGCGAGCCTGCGCCACTGGCGCCGGCAGCCCAGGCCGCGATGTTTGGCGTTGGCAGTGGTGTAGTGCCTACCGGTGGCGTGAGCTTGATCAACAACACCTCAAAGGCTGGCGCCAAATCACTGTACTTCTCACAAAACGCACAGGGCCAATTCGATTTGGGCTACCAAAACCTCCGCTGCCTGCAGGCGATTGCACAATCACCGGAAATGGCGGCGGCCATCAACAACCTGGCCATGACCGGCGATCTGCGCGCTAAGCCCACACTCATTGTGCAAGGCGCCGGCGACAGCCTGATTCAAGTGAATCACCTTGGCCGCGCCTACGCCACGCTATCCCGGCGCGCAGGGCAGCAACAGTTGCGCTATGTGGAAATCAGCCACGGCCAACACTTCGATAGCCTGTTGAACTTCGCCCCCATGCGCGCGCACTATGTGCCCATGCACGCCTACTACGAGCAAGCGCTGGGGCTAATGCTGGCGCATCTGCAAAAGGGCAGCCCCCTGCCGCCCAGCCAGTACATTCAGGCGGCACCGGTTGCCAACTTGAGTGCGCCCCTTGCCAGTTTGCCGCCAATTGCTTTAAATGCAGAGGCTGTTGCACGCTCAAACCAATACGCACCGTTGGCAATCAGCGAAGAAGGTATTCGCCAATGA
- a CDS encoding GntP family permease produces the protein MLSLLGLLFALGLLIYLTIKGMNLLIAAPLTAMIVALCAGLPLLPAATGDNFLHAYMNGFTNFIAAWFFMFLLGSLFGKLMEASGAADRIASDIVQWLGLKHATAAVVLACALLTYGGVSVFVVAFSAYPMAVSLFRQANLPRRFIPAVMAFGSVTFTMTSAGSPEIQNWIPIKYLGTSPYAGWEVSLVVAVAMAAMGFVWLNAMMRKALARGECFIARADDPKLQDKPLPSRFAAATPILAVLGVTFFTHEYFAQYALILALLAGCIAAWGLALKSFSGLDAIITAGTTGALLAIANTAAVVGFGSVAKASPAFALAVDSITSLPGNELIGAAIAVTVIAAMTGSASGGQSIALPELAPHYLDAGVNPEALHRVVAISSGALDSLPHNGYVVTTIRAICGETHKAAYGPMGALTVVVPVLGTILALFLFIVF, from the coding sequence ATGCTTAGCCTGCTGGGTTTGCTGTTTGCCTTAGGTCTTTTAATTTACCTGACAATTAAAGGCATGAACCTGCTCATTGCCGCCCCTCTCACCGCCATGATTGTGGCTCTGTGTGCGGGGCTGCCGCTATTGCCGGCGGCAACGGGTGATAATTTTCTGCACGCGTATATGAATGGCTTTACCAATTTCATTGCCGCGTGGTTTTTTATGTTCTTGCTGGGCAGCCTGTTTGGCAAGCTGATGGAGGCCTCTGGCGCTGCCGATCGCATTGCCTCAGACATAGTGCAGTGGCTGGGGCTAAAGCACGCAACCGCAGCCGTTGTGCTGGCCTGCGCGCTGCTCACCTACGGCGGCGTGAGTGTGTTTGTGGTGGCGTTTTCTGCATACCCCATGGCGGTTAGCCTGTTTCGCCAGGCCAATTTACCACGCCGGTTTATCCCGGCAGTAATGGCATTCGGCTCTGTCACCTTTACTATGACCTCCGCCGGTAGCCCTGAAATCCAGAACTGGATACCCATCAAATACCTGGGCACCTCGCCCTATGCGGGCTGGGAAGTCAGCCTGGTGGTAGCGGTGGCCATGGCGGCCATGGGCTTTGTGTGGCTCAACGCCATGATGCGCAAAGCGCTAGCGCGCGGTGAGTGCTTCATTGCCCGCGCAGACGACCCTAAACTGCAAGATAAACCCCTGCCCTCACGCTTTGCCGCGGCAACACCCATTTTGGCCGTGCTGGGCGTGACTTTTTTCACCCACGAATACTTCGCGCAGTACGCGCTGATTCTGGCATTGCTGGCGGGCTGTATTGCTGCCTGGGGGTTGGCGCTGAAGAGTTTTTCAGGCCTGGATGCCATCATTACCGCAGGCACAACCGGCGCACTGCTGGCCATTGCCAACACCGCAGCCGTGGTGGGTTTTGGCTCAGTGGCCAAGGCCTCGCCGGCGTTTGCACTGGCAGTAGACAGCATCACCTCACTGCCCGGCAATGAGCTGATTGGCGCGGCCATTGCCGTAACTGTTATTGCCGCCATGACAGGCTCCGCCTCCGGCGGCCAAAGCATTGCACTGCCTGAGCTTGCGCCACATTATCTGGATGCCGGCGTAAACCCCGAAGCGCTGCACCGGGTGGTGGCCATCTCCTCAGGCGCACTGGATTCCCTGCCCCACAACGGCTATGTGGTTACCACTATTCGGGCCATCTGTGGTGAAACCCATAAGGCCGCCTACGGGCCCATGGGTGCACTTACGGTGGTGGTGCCTGTACTTGGCACAATACTGGCCCTGTTTTTGTTTATTGTTTTCTAA